The genomic stretch CACTAAGCCTCCTTCCCTGCTGCTCCAGGGGGCAAGTGCTGACCCGGGGGCCAGGGGGTGAACCCCGAGCCGCGCAGAGCCCCCACCCCGGCTCCGACTGAGAGGCTGGCTGCAGCAGGGGGTACCGGGGGGTGGCCCATGACCAGTCTGGTCTGCAGGCTGGCTCTCCCACATGTCCTTACATTTTCCACTCTCAGTTCACAGACCTGGTTTGGGAGCCACTTCCGTCGGTCCTGCCTTCCAGGAAGTACGTCAGCACCTCGCCCTTGCCCTGGACGCCGACTTTCCCACGGCACACAAAGTGGTACGTGCCCCGCCGCAGCAGCCGGTGAACTTCCTCAGTCACCTGCAGGAGAGACATGCGGGCATCACTCTTGGTCAAAGGGGAGCCCATGGAGGggtccctcctccacctgcacAGCCCACCCTGATCACCCAGGCCCTGGCCTCCCTGGCTCGGCCTGCAAGCCAGGTCCTCTGGCTCCTCCTGTGGTGACTCTGATCGCCCTGTGAGAAGAACATGATCCCACAAACAGAGCAGGGGACTCCGAGGGAACTAAGCGGCCCTAGACAAACAGGTGAGGACAGTGGTCCCCACGGATGATGGGTGGGCTGGACAGGGCCTACACAGACCTGGTCCCAGGGTGTGAGCTCCACGGTCACCCCAGGCTCCAGGCACACCTGCAGACATCGAGCTCCAGTTGTGGACACACAGTGGCAGGCCCGGCTCCCCGCAGGGCTCCCGGCACCGGCAGGAACCTCGGACAACCTCGAGGGTCGGGGACTGGCAGGAAGGGGCCGGCACCAGGCTCGCATCCCTGTGGCCGGCACAGAGCCCTCAGGGCCCAGCTGGGGTGCACAGGCTCCTGGCTCCTGGGGCCTCCGTGGGCCCAAAAGCGGGGGCCACCAGCGCAGACAGGGCGGTAGGCACATTCCCCTCCCTAGTGACAGCGGGGACGTGACTTCACTCCCCCAATTCTTGGGTTCCCAGAATTGGGAATCTAGCTAAACAACAGTTTAGCTGGAAGAATTCCCGCCTCACACAgttaaaaacaacatgaaatcctgcaccccaatgttcatagcagcactatttacaatagccaaaacatggaaacagcctaaatgtccatcaacaggtgactggataaagaagatgtggtatatttatacaatggaatactactcagccatgaaaaccgacaacataacgccatttgcagcaacatggatgctcctagagaatgtcattctaagtgaagtaagccagaaagagaaagagaaataccatatgagatcgctcatatgtggaatctaaaaaacaaaaacaaaaacaaacaaacaaataaaaacaaagcataaatccaggacagaaatagactcatggacagaggatacagacttgtggttaccaggggggtagagggtgggaagggatagactgggatttcaaaattgtagaacagataaacaagattacactgcatagcacagggaaatatacacaaaatcttatgataaatcacagagaaaaaaatgtgacaatgagtgtgtatgtgtccatgaatgactgaaaaattgtgctgaacactggaatttgacacaacattgtaaaatgattataagtcaataaaaaatgttaaacaaaacaaaacaaaacaaaacaacatgaaATAGGAGAAAGCTCTTTCTAGCAAGGTTATTTAAGCAGAAGAGGACACGATTCCTTGGGTCCTCCTCGCCTTACACTGAAGGAGACCACCTCGCTCCCCTCCCCTGGGTGCTGCTCTGAAaccccccacaccctccccctctcATGCCATCTCCCATCTCTGGGATCTTTAGTTACAGCAACTCGGCCCATCCAGGGCCCAGGGTCTCAGGTCCCCAGGGTGTCAGTCcctggcagagctgggcagaggaccGTTCTTCTCCCCTGCCCGATGGGCTGGAACCTGGCCTTCTTCCCGCGCGGCCCTCGCACTCACTAACCATCGGCCTGCTTCTGGCACGCACGCCGTCTAATCCCTCTCTGGACAGTCAGCGCCCCACACGAGGGGTCTGGTCTGTCTCAGCACGTCTCCCCAGGGCTCCTGGCATTCATGAGTGCTTGTCGAATAcaagaaggcaggcaggcaggcaggcaaccGAGGCCCGCGGGAAACCTACCCAGGGAAGCTCAGAAAGGAAGCATAACCACGGACTATCAGGACCTGCCCAGCTCCCAGGATGGTGAAATCTGCGGATGGCTCTAAATGTGCTGGGAAGGGGCCCCTCGGGAGAACCAAAGCTGGCTGAACCAGTGTAGACAGGAGGGCTGGAAGCGTGTCTGCCAGACCGATAGAAGGAGGCCCAGGGCGCTGTCACTGCCCTTAATTAACTACCTCTGCCAGTTTCTGCAGCTGCTCGTTGGTGAGGCGCAGGCTGGTGCTGgcatggaggggctgggggctgcctggGGTCTGGAGGAAGTCGCCTGGGGAGGAACAGGATGCCGCCATCCACCCACCCGGACGGAGAAGGGTAGGTGGATGCCTGGGGCCTGGACCCTCGCCAGACTGACTCCATCTCTCGGCCTTGGGAGCTGGGCAGGTGGTCCCCCCCCCCAACGCCTTGTAAACGAGAAGGACGCTGTCCACTGACAACAAGAGTAACTCGGTCAGCCTGATGGTGGCTACGACAGTCACAAAGAATCAAATGGCCAAGAAAAAGTGGAGAGTGCTTAAACTCCCCAGGGTGCTGGCTGCTGGGTGGCCCCAAAGCTGCCAAAGGCCCCGGTCTAAAGCCACACAAGGGTGAGGGCCTCACTCAGTTCCCCGGCAGGGCTCACTGAGCGTGCCCCAAAGTCCTTCATGGAACTGAGCCCGAGACTGGCTGCTTACCCGGGGAGACACCGAGGTCACCAAGGCCACCACTCAGACGTGGCCTCTAAGACGCAAGGTGGCAAAATGGATCGTGATCAAAGGCTCCATTTTGCTCTTTCCTCTCACAGCTGAACCCACAACTCATCTGTTCAAAGAGACCTGTGCTCCCGACACCCCGACGCCCTGCTCGAGCCCCCGGATGCACACGGACAAAACCTCTGAGTCTGCTCCTGACCCTGAGCTTTTCCTCTCACTGTTTTCACTTGTTTTATGAAGAACGAGCGGCAATAAAGCATCCAAAACGTTGTGCAAGGAAATGCTGGAGGTGAGGATGacccaccaccacacacagcaAAGCCGAGGTTTGACGGCAGGCGGGGACGGGCCGGGGGGTCCTCCCGGGCCGCCTGGGAGCTCGGGCTGCATGCCGCCcctgtgtccccctcagcctcGAGATGCCAGCCAGGAAGTCCCAGGCTGAGAATCAGGGCTGTGCGTGACGTTACCGGGGCGGGTCCTGGTGAGTGTCCAGGTCAGGGGCTCAGAGACACGAGGTCCCCAGGAGGCCACGAGGGCATCCCCTAGAATGTCCGATTCTTAGCCGTCTGCATGAGGCTCCCTGTGTCTCAGCAGCGTCGCGCTGGAACTCTCCCCAGAGTTCCCTGTGAGGCCCGGCCGGCAGGGGAGGACCCGTCCCACAGCCATGTCGACTTCACGCTGCATGAGAACACGTGCTGGGCCCCCTGGAGGCATGTCCAGGGAAGCATCTGCTCGGTCCCCAAGCGGATGGCCGAGGTGGAATCTGGGCATCATCGTGGTCAACCTTCCCTTGGCTGGCTTACTCCTTGGAAAATGGGGCCCCCGAGATGTCCCTGGGACTGTAGTCTGCACAGAACCCCCATCTGCCTCTCCTGGGACGGCAGACACGGGGTGGGCGGTGTCCTTGTTTGGACTTTTGACCCAGAAGAAAGAAGGCTCCCGCCGGAGGGCTGAGGAATGAGACCGTGGGCAGGCGACAGCTAATTGGACagtattttcaggaaaaaagacaCCTCTTTACAAAACTTGAACATTAAAATCTGAGTCTTTTGTTCACTTCTTCCAGGGAAGAACCAAAGGCTTAGTTTgggccagcaaagggaagggcatCTCTCCTAGACTGTGACCACGAACCCCTTAAAGAACCACACAGCAGTGGAGCGTAagtgcttctcccttcaaacAGGAGGAGGAGCGTGATGGGCTGGGAGCACCTTCTGCGCAGAGGGCGGTCACGCGGccgggccggggggtgggggtgggggtggggaccgcTGGTCTTACCCAGGCTGACAGACGTCAGCAGAGCCCCGctcctgtcctgccctgtcccAAGTGCATGGGTGCTGACACTCAAGCCAAATGGAGGAAGGCGCGGGGCCGGGTCTGCAAAGACCCTGCGTGATGCTGGTGCTCCCGGGAGGTCCACGCAGAGGGACCTTGGAGCCAAGACGCAGCGCTGCCCTGTGGGAGTCCAGACACGGACTTCGCCAGGCAGCAGCTGAGGGAGGCTGGATGCTGTTGGGGAGGCCACACCACGGTAACTGGCCCTCACCGGAGGCTGAGGGAACAGGGGCGGCTCTGAGCAGAGGAGTGGCCGACTCACACCTGACTCCAGACACTTAGACATGTGATGTCGGCTCTGGACGTGGccaggctggagagtgggtgggCTTCCCACCAGGTCTGCCCTGGGACATGACCAGCTCTTAGGGAAGGCTGTGAGGAACAGGGGTGAAAGATCCTGTTAGGGAAGGAACACAGTGTCCTGGGATCGACGGCATTAGGACAACGTGCGTGCTCTTGACACCACTGAGCTgggcacttaaaaatggctaagacggtcaattttacattatgtgtgtTTCACCACCTtaagagaagcttaaggaaaagaacgcagaggtacagagatctcACCTATGTTCTGAGAGCAGGAGAGCGCCGTGAGGATTTTGACCCGTTTGCCTTTTAAGCTGATGAATCCGAAGGACCCACCAAGGCACCTGACCGACAGCTAGTGCCCCAAAATGCCAGCTGGGGCCACCGGAACCGAACAGGCACGAGGTGGGAGAGCCCCAGGCTTACAACCTTCTCGTTGGAACCACATCCTGCAGGGGGCTGCACCCCAGTGTCTTTGTCAAAACCTGGGATGAATGCACATCTCACAGGGCCTGCAGAGGACCCAGTGTGACTCTGATACAGCAAAAGCCCAGTGCTAACTGGTGACAGCCACTGGGCGCAGTCCTCTGACGCCGCCCTGAGGCCAGGCCGCAGCGGGAAGGCAGCAGCCCTGCTCGCCAAGTGCCACGCTCTCTGCCCTGCCCCCCGGGGTCCCCAGAGGACAGCCACAGCCACACACAGGGGACAGGCTCCCTCCCTCTGAGGCTCCCAGAGGCCTGCAGTGTCCAAGCTTCAGCTGACTCACACTTGCTCATTTGTTCTAAAGGAAATTAGGAGAGTGGGTCCACACTCCCTCCTACCCGTAAAGAGCAGGCGCCACTGTCCTCGACAACTTCAGATGGCTCCCCGCCCAGGGTCACCTGCAGCTTCCCAAGTCAGGTGGCCACACAGCACTCTGCCCTTCGAACGgcgaggcagccccttcccttcTAAGGAGCCGTCACGCACTGCCCCCAAACATCCCAGTCACTCATCACCCCGACTCTCCCCATGGCCACGTCGGGGCCAACCCCCAAGGCCGCAGACACATCGAGCCCCCATCAGCGTGCCTGCCTGCAGCTTCGCGTCCCCACCCAGAAAAGGCAGACGAGGAAGGGAGGATGCAGGCTGCAGGGCTAGGTGGCCGGCCCCTGCCTCACccttgcctctcctgcctccgTCTCCTGCCTGCAGGATGGGCACCTGCACCTTGGGGATTCTGAATGCACTGACCTGGATCCTGCCCGGGACCCCGTTGCCGTCCATCCACTGGCCACGTTGACTGTGTTTCCCCAGAATGTCGTACTGCAGCCTGCAAGCCCCAGTCACTCCGGCCACCGCGGGGCCCATGTTGATGCCTGGAAAACAGCCCCGGTGTGGTGTTAGTGGGGAGGCTCTGGAGGGGAGGAGCTGGCCCTTGTGGGGTCATGGATTCCTGGGGCCACCAAGTGCAACCCCCCTCCCTGAAGCAGGGACCCCACAGCATGGCTGAGCGGCTGCTCCCAGCCCCTGCTTGCACCCCACACCCCCAGGAAGCAGTCCTGATCCCGAGAAAAAGTCCCATTTCCTGGAACAGCATCCTCAGACCGAGTCTCACCGCTAAGAAGGCTGACCTTTCGGTCTGTAGAGCCACAGTGTGtgtccccccaccaccaccccagctcctccttccAGAAAGGACAGAAGCTCCTGACTGCTTCCCTGGGTGGGATCCCTCAGCTCCTTCGGGACTGGGGCCCGGAATGAAGTATTTCAAGATGCTCTGAAGGAGAGCGGAGCCCCCCTTCTCTTTCTGCGATTCGGGGTCCTAACGGCCTGGGGAGTGACACAGGCCCGGGTGCCCCAGCTGTGTCTGCGCCGACACCAGGTCGCATCTACTGATTCTGTCCTCACGTGTCAATTTTTCTGAGCTCAGCCAAGTGTCTTAATAACATTTCAGACACTCGCCCGGTCAATCCCCCGAAGCCTGGGCAGGGGGTGCTGGCGTCTGCGGGAGAAGGTGGGGGAAGCGGGCAGAGCTGGACGGTGAGTTGGGAGAGCTCGGCCGTGGGCCAGGCAGATGTGGGACCTCGGGGAAGAGTCCCCAAAGGGCCCACTTCACAGACGGCTGGGGCGACGCAGAGAGCCCCCCTCTACCACCCCGGAAGTGTCAGCCCACGTGAACGAGTCGGAGCCAGGATCCAGCCTCGTGGGACCAGCCGTCCGGGCACAGAGAGGGCCAATCAGCCAGCAGATTCTCAGTAATAGGGTAAGAAATAGAATTTCCATGACGGGCCCTTGGATCTGTCCCCTCTCACGTCAGTACATCTGTTAATCCAAGCCCGCAGCCCCGGAGAACTGACCACtggcgggggggaggggaggcacagAGGGcggcctgcccccacctccagccgCCCATCCCTCAGGCCAGGCACCAGCTCTAAGTCAGCGCTTCTGCTTAAGCGCGTCAGAACCCCGCCCACTCGGAGGGACACCTGCTGCCCCCTCACACTCAAACCCAGCTCTCGCTCCTGCTCTTAAGGCCACTAGACGTTTCAACTGTAAAACGGCCAGACATGTCCAGTTTAACTAACTCTATCACGGACTagcaggaaaaggagagagagagagagaaaggagaacaagAAAGAGACCATAAATCTGCAGGGAGGAGGGTacataatagctcagtggtagagcacgtgcttagcacgcaggaggcCCTGGCTTCGGTCCTCAGTGCTCCCattaaaacagtaaataaatcaacctaattacctcccccactcgAAATTAAATCGAAACACCTGTAACAGCTAAGAcacaaggtttttaaaaaatcataaatctcCAGTTTAACTACATCCTTGACTAGTAAGAATTTTTGTGGGAAACTAtcttcttgccaaaaaaaaaggagggggcggaatttaagagttaaaaaataatctaacagTTTTATAAAAGCTAGAAAGGAGCTTAGACCCCCGATGGTCCCCCACCTCACTCCCAGGTGAGGGGAAGGGACCCCAGGAGGACCAAGGGCCCGGCTTGAGTCTGCACAGCCGGGCTCTGCGCAGGGAAACGGGGCGCCCTCCTCCAGCCGCGTGTGGACTCAGACGTGCACGTGAAAGCCTCTGAGACAATCAAGATTTCTCACGTGCCTTGTGAGCTGGACAATCACTCTTTCGGTCCTAAGTCACCGATACCCAGCTCTGAGGCTCACCCGGCTGTCCCTGTGTCCCACGCACTCCTCTGGGTGGCTCCACCCGCCTCCCTGAGACAAGGGAGCCTGGAACGGCCTCCTAGGCAGAGGGCCGTGGCCACCAGCTCCCGGGCCGGGTGCGGGAAGGGTGCGCTGGCCCGAGTGACGGGACGGCCTGCGGCCACGTACCTGCACGGAGCACGAAGTCGTCGCAGGACCGGTAGTCGATCTCGTCCGGGACGCCGAGCGCCTCCACGGGGAAGGCTGCCAACGCGCCGAGGCGGGAGGAGACGCACGGCCTGACCTGGATGTGAGCACACGCGGGTTATTACAGTTGAGgggcgcgagggcagaggcagcagggacGCTCAGCCAGTGACCTGCAGGGGGCCAAGCGGCACCCCTGGTGAGCTCGCGATTTGATCTCCACATCAACAATGCAGCAGCCGGGCTGCTTGAGTTCAATCTACAGGTCGAGCAGGGAATAACTGACGTCTTGATGATGTCCTTCTAGGCAGAAACGCGGACTGTATTTCCACTTAGCTAGACCTTCTTTGACTTCTCTCATCAGAGCTTTCTCGCTTTCCTCATAGAGATACTACCTGTATCTTGAAAACCTGTACCCGGTATTTAAGTGTGGGGGTGTGTGCTAACACAAAGGGTATTGTATTTTCAGATTTCACTTGTTCACTGctggtgtattttaaaaaatcgttttttctatataaataatCGTACTACCTAAGGACAAGGACAGTTTTATCTCATCCTTCTCTGTCTATACACCTTTATTTCCTGTTCCTGTCTCACTGCTCTAGCCAGGTCTTCCAGTGTGACTGGCAAACAGGAGCGGTGAGAGGAGAGGGGCTTCCTGGTCGCGCTCCTATCTCGGGGGAAGGCATCAGTTCCTCCGCATCGTGTCTGCGGGCACGCTACAGGGGGATTTGGTAGAtactctttatcaagttgaggaagttcccttctattcgtAGTTTGCTGAGGAAGTTTTCTTTAAATCAGGAATGGGTGTTATATGCTGTCAAGTAAATGGTTTGCatcaattgatatgatcatgtgatttctctttctttatccTGTTGATATGGTgagttttattaattaattttgaaatgcTGAGCCAGCCTTGCgtatctggaataaattcaacactcatttgtGGCGCTTAGTTCTTCTcataccttgctgaattcaattGTCTAATTAATATTTGGTGAGAATTTATGCATCTATATTCAAAAGGAATACTGGCccgtaattttcctttcttgtaatttcttaaTCTGGTTTGCTATTGTGGCAATGCGCTAATGTGGTAATGCTGGACTCACAGAATGCGGTGGGAAGCATTGCTTCTACTTCTATATCCTGGAGGAGATTACAGGGAACTGGTATGACTTCTTTATGAAACGTCTGATAGAATTCACCCGTGAACCCAGCTACACCCAgcactttctgttttggaaggttattaattattgattccatttatttaacaATAGACACACAAGGAGGGGGCCTGGAGCATCTAGGACGACGCGAGGTCGTTCAGCtcccaggtgagagcagagtcCCCTGTTGGGGGGTGGCACCAGGGAGGGACATGCTGCTCTGGCAAGACAAACCTCTCTGGACACCCCCAGGCCCAGCAGGTTGAAAGATGAGCCTGGAAGCTACTTCAGGCCACAGCTGGGCAAGCTGAGCCTTGGTGTTTGTGCCTTTAGGACCTAAAAACCCAACCTGAGACTCTCTTATTTTTGAGACGGCTTTTCCAAGCCCTGCGCTGTGCTGCTGGGGTGGTTTTCGAGCTTCACCTCTAGGTCGTGGCCCCAGACTGCACTGAACATGGAGAAGAGAATGAACCACCAGCCCTGCGGccaggcgggcagggccaggccaggccgcCCACACAAACTCAGCCAGGACGGGACACCACCCAGACCGTGAAGGTCTTGAAACAGCGCTTTCCCCCTTGAGTGTGGTTTCCTGAAGCCCCATCTCCCGCCTTGTGGGGATGGTGAACGTTATGCTCTCTTCCAGGATCAAAGGGGAGGACACGGTGGTTCTGGGCACCTGTCAACCCCACATCCCAGGAGCCTCTGATGGCCCGGCCTCTGCCCTGCgcctgggggtgggcagaggggcctcCCCTCCTTGGTGCAGCTGAGGGCTTGGAAAAGGCTACCCCGTGCGGTatgaggcagaggggagggtccCTCTGGACTGGAcctccagctgcagccctgcagcccctcccagagCAGCTCGGCTTGGAGGAGCACCCTGCTGGGTCTCAGGGCCCGGGAAGCACTGCCACGCAGGCCGCACACTCACCGCGTTCCGGGGGTTGGCCATGAGGCAGTGCAGGGCGACGTGGGCCGGCAGGAGGTTGAAGAGGACCCTCCTGTTGTCCGGCTTCACCCTCTCCGTGTCGTCCcgctcctcctctgcctggggaTGACAGGATGCTCCGTTGGTCACTCGCCCACCCTTCCAGCATCCTTCACTCGCTCGACAACCCGCCACCTGACAAGATCCTCTCCTGGACCAGACTCTGAACTGTCTTCCCAACTGGGCCCTGACTTTGCGGCGTCCCTCTTCATTTCCGCATTGTCCAGTTTTAGCAATTCTTTCTTAATATGCAAGCatacttaaaaatacacatttatctTTGTTAATATGCAGGGCTCATAATACATATACTCTTTTGCATTCTTACTTTTTACTTAATGTACTTGAAAAAGTTACCAAAAATGGTTTTGCCTCTTTCCTTTAACCTGTTATACAGTATTTTGTAACATGAATGTACACTATTTTATGTAACCAATCCTCTTCTGACAAACACTGAGGctattatttttgcctttgtaagCAGTGTTGTGATGCACATCCTTCTACAACTCTCTTTCTAAACTTTGAAAGTATCTTTATAGGAGAGAGATTTAACAATGGAAGTGTTGAGTCAAATAATGTGTATAGTCTAAAGTTTGGTAGTGCCGATAAGCATTTTGTGACATTTTAATATTCAACTCAGTATTGctattttcttgaaatattatTAGAGATATAATGTCAATAAAACAAtgaatgcattttgaaataaaaagattatcTCTCAGAATATTAAACAGTTTTAGAGTTCTTTCCATGCAACTAGCACACTCTATTAGGAAACTTCAAATAATTCTAAATGTAATGGTAAATAGAAATGTTCACTTTCAGCTTAAAATGTTGAAAAGTAGTGCTCTTTTTCAGAATACTTTTGAATTTACAAATCATGCTGtgttatttcattatttaatgCTAGTGCATCATACCTTCCTTACCCACTACCATTTTCTGTTTACATTTACATTATATAAACTACTGTGGACATCAGGCCACTATCTGTTTAATGTTgctcatccattcaacaaatatttaatgagtgtcTACTCTATGCAAAATCTCATACTAGTTGTCAGAGCTGTAACAACAgatcagaaaaaacaaaaataccagaTTATTCGTGGTATTTATGTTCTAATGGAGGGGGAagcaaattaaataagtaaaatatagatTGGGAAAGATAACAACTCATGCTAAGACAACAAAGTAAAGCAGATGAGAAGACTAAGAAGTGTTTGGTGGGAGGTGGTACAATTCTAAGTGTAGGACCTAGAGAAACAAATCACTTAGAAGGGATTCTTGAAGAAACATCTGAAGGAGTGACAGTTTGATTAATGAAGCTAGGTGTGATGGTCAATGTCATGTGTCCACTTAGCCAGGCCACAACCCCCAGTTATTTAATCAAATACTCATCAACATGTTACCATGATAGTACTTTGAAGATGGGATTAAATTTCAAAATCAGTTGACTCTCATCTGAATAATAAGAAATATGACCCGTGGACCTCAGCTTCACCACTTGCCTGAGAGCTTCAAACTGCCCTTCCTGAGAGCACAGCCTGCAGACTTTGATTCCCTTAACCAGCTCTCACAATAGGCTACCaccttataatttataatttctttaatatatacCATCTCTTACTGGTTCTATTTCTGCGGCGAAAGCTTAACAGATATACTGGGTACACTagataatacagaaatattttgagattttatgCTATGAGTTGCATGAGTGGCCAAAACATACATATGACTTAGAATTATTATGTCTAACAGCACAATGACCTTTGAATGAATCATAACCCTGGACAGCCTGTGTTTCATCCTAGGATCTTTTTAGACACCCTCAAGAGTTGATAAAACAACTATACAGACAAACAATAAGTTACAGAAGAACTAAACACCACCATTAACCAATAGGCCCCAGTCAACATTCATAGAACATTCTACCTAACAACCCCAGAATATATTCCTATCAATAAAGGTGCAAAATCACTGTAATAGAGGAAATATATCTGTTCCAAAACATGTGCTAAAGCAAGTGAACCactataggttaaaaaaaaacaaaacaaaaaaacccttaaattaaatcttataccttataccaaaaaaaaaaaaaaacttaaaatgggtCATGAACTTAGAACATAAAATGTGAAACCA from Vicugna pacos chromosome 26, VicPac4, whole genome shotgun sequence encodes the following:
- the LOC140689390 gene encoding adenylate cyclase type 1-like produces the protein MKRDAAEEERDDTERVKPDNRRVLFNLLPAHVALHCLMANPRNAVRPCVSSRLGALAAFPVEALGVPDEIDYRSCDDFVLRAGINMGPAVAGVTGACRLQYDILGKHSQRGQWMDGNGVPGRIQVTEEVHRLLRRGTYHFVCRGKVGVQGKGEVLTYFLEGRTDGSGSQTRGEAVLLLLGFCVCFLVSCALCLLITWPGYLCACLAPACHLNRYPLDLSREENATGINSRSPAL